From the Struthio camelus isolate bStrCam1 chromosome 19, bStrCam1.hap1, whole genome shotgun sequence genome, the window tgCACTGGCCGAGGTGGCAtctgcagggcctggccggtcgtTGCCCTCGAAGCCTGAccacctccctctctcctgtcgCCTAGGAGTGACCCGTCTGTGAAGCCAGCGGGAGCCGTGAGGCGGAGCGCGAGGGGTCCTGAGAGCCGGCCGGCGTccccgggcgcgcggggcggccgctgcctGCCGGCACCATGCCCATCCTGAAGCAGCTCGTCTCCAACTCGGCCCACTCCAAGCGGCGCTCGCGGGCCGACCTGACGGCCGAGATGATCAGCGCGCCGCTGGGCGACTTCCGCCACACCATGCacgtgggccgggccggggacgCCTTCGGGGACACCTCCTTCCTCAACAGCAAGGCgggcgagccggggccggaggCCGGCGAGGAGCCGGGCGCCTCCAAGCCCGGCCTGCTGTCCCGCCGCTTccgcagcagcaagcgctcgcaGTCGGTGACGCGGGGCGACCGGCGCGACATGCTGGGCTCGCTGCGGGACTCGGCGCTCTTCGTGAAGAACGCCgtctccctgccccagctcaACGAGAAGGAGGTGGACAGGAGCGCCGGGCAGCTGCCCAAGAGCCTCTCCTCCAGCCCCGTCAAGAAGATGCCGGAGGAGATGAGCCCCGAGGAGCAGCAGCGCCCCaacggggcggccgccggcccgctcAGCCCCGGCCTGGACGAGCGCGACTTTGGGGACATCACGGAGCTGCCGGTGGTGGTGGCCAAGAGCGGGGCGGGCATGAAGCACGCCGAGTCCATCATGTCCTTCCACATCGACCTGGGGCCCTCCATGCTCGGCGACGTCCTCAGCATCATGGATaaggagcagtgggagcaggacgacgacgacgacggcgaGTCCGAGCCGGAGGAGAgctgcgggcgcggggcggccgcccgccggctgGGCGAGGGGGACGCCGGCTCCCCGGCGGCCGTGGCCTGCGGCGCCAGGGACAGCAGCTCGGCGTCCGGCTGCGCCCCGGCGCCGGAggagcgcagccccggggcgcggggccccgccggcgcccggcacGGCCCCCCGAAGCGCCCCGACAAGGAGTTCTCCTTCGCCGACGAAGACGACGACGAGATCAGGGTATAAGGCGGGCGGCCGAGCCGAGGGGGCTGGATGCCGTTTGCGGAGGCTCGGACGCGGGGCCGGATAGGCGAACGCTGGCGACGCTGCGATGAACGGCGCGGGGCAAGACCGAGCTCCCGGCGCGCTTCCTCTCCCCTCGCACGGCCCCGGGCTGCCGGAGGACCTTGCCCCGAGCGGCGGGAGCGTCTCCGGCAGCCGCGCTCGCTCCCGGGGCCGGCCGCGAGCTCCCTGGCCCCAGCGACGCTCCGGCGCGTCCCGGGAGGGGAAAGCAGACTCGATCTTGGTTCCTTTTGTTGGACTTGGGATGTTAgctcaattatttcttttttttttcccctgcccgtGTAGAGCAATATAGAATCACACAGGACGAGGCTTCAAAGTTTTAGCGCCTTTagtaatatatatacatatttttccctccccctccccatgcaGTTTTTATTGGTCCCTGATTTGTACTTAActctctttgcttttgcttttggttttaacTGAGCGGGGGATTCCTACCGGGAAGGACTTGGCTCTGGCGCTCGGAGCGCTGCACGGCGCGGAGGGCGCTGGGACCCCGGGCGGCTtcggccggaggagccccccggcgtcgcagggctttctgcagcgcctggccccctccctgccgccgccgccgctccccggccccttcccgcggGGACGCCTTCCAGCGCATGGGCTGGGGTCGCAGAGGGCGACCCACGGGCCCCCTTGGCCGCCCCACGGGCCCCCTTGGCCACCCCAGGTTGCACCCgccggggatggggagggggacgCGGCAGTGGGAAGGGCGCGTGGCCCCGTGCCCGGCGTGGGAAGCGCCTGGCCCCGCGTGccggggggctgccgcggggggcACTGTGCCCCGAGCGCCGGCCCGCTGCAGGCGGGCGGAAGCGGAGGGTTTTATACCTTGTatctaaaaatgcaaagaataaaagGCAACGGTAGTGACAGCGGTGGCCTGCCTCCTTGGGGGAcgggggcgggatgggggggcTGGTAGGGGACACCCTGCTCCGTGAGCTCCCGCccccggggcaggcggcccggctggggaaggggcttcTCGCCCGGCCCCTGGCGCGGCTGCCGTCACCTCCGTCCTCGCAGCGGATcccctggggcagagctgggctggcggCCACTTCGCCCCCTTGCCCGGTCCCGCCGGAGGGAGGAAGCGGCCGAGCTCCCACCGGCCGGATCTGGCTccgggctgcggccccgcggCCAGGCCGGCGGCTGCCAAGGCAGGGCTGTGCCaggtgccccccgccgcccgctttGTTGGAGCGGGCCGAGGTGGCGGCGGGGCAGGACGGGCTGTCCCCGCTCCCACGGGCTCGGGGCCAGGGGCTCGCGGCTTCCCGCGCCCGGGGGGGGcaagcggggccgggccgcggcgaaGGCGAaggcggcctcggccccgccggcggAAGCGGGCGGCGAtgggggagccgagcccggagcTTCACCAGCGGCCGGCACGATGCCCCGCTGCGGGGGACACTGGGCTATTGTTTCGGGACGGGGAGaacaacagcagctgcagctggcgGGCCGGGCTCTTCCCTGGGCTGAGCTCACCGGGCCGGCTCTTCCCCGGCTCCGTTTgcctgccgcggccgccccgtccccgtgccGCGGTCCCCCAAAAACCACGCCGGCGCGTTGCTGCGCCCCTGCGGGAGGGCTGCGGGGCAGGACCCGTCTCCTCCCGTCCCTTCCCGACGCTCTGTGCCACGGGGGCGCAGGGCGGGCAGCGCGCTGGGGGCtgcgctcccccccaccccggggccggcccgccgccccgggacctccccccccccggctgcccggcCCCACTCCGGAGCGGCGCGAGGTCCCCGGGGTGGCCGTCACGCGGCCATCGCGATCTTTGTGACGCCTGTCGGCTCCAGCCTGCCGCTCGGCAGCGCCGGGCTGCCGCGAGCCGACGGGGCAGAAAGCTcgtgcgcgggcgggcgggcgggcggctcgaCGGCCAGCCGGGGTGCCGGGGGCCCCGCGTTACCTGGGGCTGACGCCGGAGCTGCTGCAGCGCCGGCTGCGTCCCCCAGCGCCAGCGGTGCCGCGGGAGCGGAGCGCCCGGGCGGCTGCAGCCGTGCAGcgctgcgggcgggcgagcgcggcggggcggccgccccatGCTGCCTGGAAGGGGGCCGCAGCTGTGGCACCCCCCACGTGGGCACCCGCTGCTGGTCCGGCGGGTTTATCGCTAGTGACAGAATGGGAGCAgggccgcgggcaggggctgcgTGACCGAGGAGGGGGCCGCGCGCTCGGTTCAACCCCGGGGGacagccgggggtggggggacctTTCTGGGCGAGACCCCGGCGGTGGCACCGCGGGCGCTGCCCGGCTTGCAGCGCCGACGTGGAGCCTGGGGAATGCGGCTCTGTCCTGCTGGGGACCCGGCGCcgcagagcggggccggggacgTCACCTGGCCGTGCTCAAAGCGCTCAGGGTGCAATGAAAGCCGGGTGGGATCCGTCCCCTTGCTAGCGGAGCAATCGGCCGTGGCCCCAAGGGCACCTTCACCCCCGtttctggagtctccctccttcctccccggcCGAGCAGCAAGCCTAACGCAAGGGGGTTAACCcaaaccccaaccccaaccccagtCCAAGCCCCAACCCAAGCTCCAACCCCAACCTCAACCCAAGCCCCAACCCCAACCCAAGCCCCAACCCCAACCGCAACCCAAGCCCCAACCCAAGCCCCAACCCCAACCCAACCCCAACCCAAGCCCCAACCTCAACCCAAGCCCCAACCCCAACCCAAGCCCCAACCCAAGCCCCAACCCCAACCCAAGCCCCAACCCAAGCCCCAACCCCAACCCAACCCCAACCCaagccccaaccccaaccccaaccccaacccaagCCCCAACCCAAGCCCCAACCCCAACCCAAGCCCCAACCTCAACCCaagccccaaccccaaccccaacccaagCCCCAACCCCAACCCAACCCCAACCCAAGCCCCAACCCCAACCCAAGCCCCAACCCAAGCCCCAACCCCAACctcaaccccaaccccaaccc encodes:
- the CDC42EP4 gene encoding cdc42 effector protein 4; this encodes MPILKQLVSNSAHSKRRSRADLTAEMISAPLGDFRHTMHVGRAGDAFGDTSFLNSKAGEPGPEAGEEPGASKPGLLSRRFRSSKRSQSVTRGDRRDMLGSLRDSALFVKNAVSLPQLNEKEVDRSAGQLPKSLSSSPVKKMPEEMSPEEQQRPNGAAAGPLSPGLDERDFGDITELPVVVAKSGAGMKHAESIMSFHIDLGPSMLGDVLSIMDKEQWEQDDDDDGESEPEESCGRGAAARRLGEGDAGSPAAVACGARDSSSASGCAPAPEERSPGARGPAGARHGPPKRPDKEFSFADEDDDEIRV